Proteins encoded together in one Streptomyces sp. NA04227 window:
- a CDS encoding RbsD/FucU domain-containing protein has product MSLRTKLRPRHALVPVTAAAVTLGAFALAPGSSATQAQDHRSKAPKSVSWQKELRQALPTLGHRNWIVVADSAYPRQTSAGVRTLTTGADQTEVVKEVVAQLGKQQHVKAHVQVDKEMKYVPEKSAPGITSYRDGLDQVLKGQETEPVLHEELIKKLDEAGEKFQVIVLKTDLTLPYTSVFFELDAKYWDADREAELRELMKS; this is encoded by the coding sequence ATGAGTCTGCGTACAAAACTCCGGCCGCGCCACGCTCTGGTCCCGGTGACCGCAGCCGCGGTCACCCTCGGCGCCTTCGCCCTCGCACCGGGCAGTTCGGCCACCCAGGCCCAGGACCACCGGTCCAAGGCACCCAAGAGCGTCAGTTGGCAGAAGGAACTGAGGCAGGCGCTGCCCACGCTCGGCCACCGCAACTGGATCGTCGTCGCCGACTCCGCCTACCCGCGGCAGACCAGCGCCGGAGTGCGCACCCTCACCACCGGCGCGGACCAGACCGAGGTGGTCAAGGAGGTCGTGGCGCAGCTGGGCAAGCAACAGCACGTCAAGGCGCATGTGCAGGTCGACAAGGAGATGAAGTACGTCCCCGAGAAGTCGGCGCCCGGCATCACCTCCTACCGCGACGGCCTGGACCAGGTCCTGAAGGGCCAGGAGACCGAGCCGGTGCTGCACGAGGAGCTGATCAAGAAGCTCGACGAGGCGGGCGAGAAGTTCCAGGTCATCGTCCTCAAGACCGATCTCACCCTCCCGTACACCTCGGTCTTCTTCGAGCTGGACGCCAAGTACTGGGACGCCGACCGCGAGGCCGAGCTGCGGGAGCTGATGAAGTCGTGA
- a CDS encoding acyl-CoA dehydrogenase family protein, with the protein MPSTQTAQPYAQPYATHEVDNQPPPLAPYDAAQDPALLEGLNREGAGWAEQDVRRFGQRAGSPEAQEWAEQANVHEPVLRTHDRWGHRIDEVEFHPSWHHLMRTAVAEGGGGAAWADERPGAHVARYAGALVWGHTEAGHGCPLAMTYAVVPALRAEPQLASVYEPLLTSRVYDPELRVPTEKRGILAGMGMTEKQGGSDVRTNTTVATPTGEDGLYTLRGHKWFTSAPMCDVFLVLAQAPGGLSCFLVPRILPDGTRNTFRIQRLKDKLGNRSNASSEPEFDGTLAWRVGPEGHGVKTIIEMVNCTRLDCVSGSASLMRKALVEAGHHVAYRSAFGARLIDQPLMRNVIADLAVESEAATTLTLRLAGAADRSIRGDERERSFRRIATALGKYWVTKRAPAFTAEALECLGGNGYVEDSGMPRLYREAPLNSVWEGSGNVNALDVLRVLGKEPAAATALLDELALAKGADRRLDAAVARIGTELSDLADIQTRARYLVELMALTLQGSLLVRHAPAAVADAFCATRLGDAGGLAFGTLPASADLTGIIDRSQAVPR; encoded by the coding sequence ATGCCGTCGACACAGACCGCTCAGCCGTACGCCCAGCCGTACGCCACCCACGAGGTCGACAACCAGCCGCCCCCGCTCGCGCCCTACGACGCCGCCCAGGACCCCGCGCTTCTGGAGGGGCTGAACCGGGAGGGCGCGGGCTGGGCCGAACAGGATGTGCGGCGGTTCGGGCAGCGGGCCGGGAGCCCGGAGGCCCAGGAGTGGGCCGAGCAGGCCAACGTCCACGAGCCCGTGCTGCGCACCCACGACCGCTGGGGCCACCGCATCGACGAGGTCGAGTTCCACCCGAGCTGGCACCACCTGATGCGCACCGCCGTCGCCGAGGGCGGTGGCGGCGCGGCCTGGGCCGACGAGCGGCCGGGGGCACACGTCGCGCGGTACGCGGGGGCGCTCGTATGGGGCCACACCGAGGCCGGGCACGGCTGCCCCTTGGCCATGACGTACGCGGTGGTCCCGGCCCTGCGTGCGGAGCCCCAACTCGCCTCCGTCTACGAGCCGTTGCTGACCAGCCGGGTGTACGACCCGGAGCTGCGGGTGCCCACCGAGAAGCGGGGCATCCTTGCCGGAATGGGCATGACGGAGAAGCAGGGCGGCTCCGATGTGCGCACCAACACCACCGTGGCGACGCCGACCGGCGAGGACGGCCTCTACACGCTGCGCGGGCACAAGTGGTTCACCTCGGCGCCCATGTGCGACGTGTTCCTGGTGCTCGCCCAGGCGCCCGGCGGCCTGAGCTGCTTCCTGGTACCGCGGATCCTCCCCGACGGCACCCGCAACACCTTCCGCATCCAGCGCCTGAAGGACAAGCTGGGCAACCGCTCCAACGCCTCCTCCGAGCCCGAGTTCGACGGCACTCTCGCCTGGCGGGTCGGCCCCGAGGGGCACGGCGTGAAGACCATCATCGAGATGGTCAACTGCACCCGCCTGGACTGTGTTTCCGGATCCGCCTCGCTGATGCGCAAGGCGCTGGTCGAGGCCGGGCACCACGTGGCGTACCGCTCCGCCTTCGGCGCCCGCCTGATCGACCAGCCGCTGATGCGCAACGTCATCGCCGACCTCGCCGTGGAGTCCGAGGCCGCCACCACCCTGACCCTGCGCCTGGCCGGAGCCGCCGACCGCAGCATCCGCGGCGACGAGCGGGAGCGCTCCTTCCGCCGGATCGCCACCGCGCTCGGCAAGTACTGGGTGACCAAGCGCGCCCCCGCCTTCACCGCCGAGGCCCTGGAGTGCCTGGGCGGCAACGGCTACGTCGAGGACTCCGGCATGCCCCGCCTCTACCGCGAGGCCCCGCTCAACTCGGTCTGGGAGGGCTCCGGCAACGTCAACGCCCTGGACGTGCTGCGCGTCCTCGGCAAGGAACCCGCCGCGGCCACCGCCCTGCTCGACGAACTCGCCCTGGCCAAGGGCGCGGACCGGCGCCTGGACGCCGCCGTCGCCCGGATCGGCACCGAGCTGAGCGACCTCGCCGACATCCAGACCCGGGCCCGCTACCTGGTCGAGCTGATGGCCCTGACCCTCCAGGGCTCCCTGCTGGTACGGCACGCACCGGCCGCCGTCGCCGACGCCTTCTGCGCCACCCGCCTCGGTGACGCCGGGGGCCTGGCCTTCGGCACCCTGCCCGCCTCGGCGGACCTGACCGGCATCATCGACCGCTCGCAGGCGGTACCGCGATGA
- a CDS encoding crotonase/enoyl-CoA hydratase family protein encodes MSVHVQRHGPVTVVTLDRPEVRNAVDSTHAAQLTAAFEEFDNDPDASVAILYGSGGTFCAGADLKAVARGDVVVGAPGEGPAGMGPTRLLLGKPVIAAVEGHAVAGGLELALWADLRVADPGAVFGVFCRRWGVPLIDGGTVRLPRLIGQSHALDMILTGRPVEADEALRMGLANRISAPGAVLDEALALARQLAAFPQTCMRRDRLSVHEQDGLGLDEAIANEWRHGLSSLAEDTLPGAARFAAGEGRHGAFAESAPAASSVQADSSAPDNPGADR; translated from the coding sequence ATGAGTGTGCACGTACAACGGCACGGTCCGGTCACCGTCGTCACCCTGGACCGGCCCGAGGTCCGCAACGCCGTCGACTCCACCCACGCCGCCCAACTCACCGCCGCCTTCGAGGAGTTCGACAACGACCCGGACGCCTCGGTGGCGATCCTGTACGGGAGCGGCGGCACCTTCTGCGCCGGGGCCGACCTGAAGGCGGTGGCCCGGGGCGATGTGGTGGTCGGCGCTCCCGGCGAGGGCCCGGCCGGAATGGGACCGACCCGGCTGCTGCTCGGCAAGCCGGTGATCGCGGCCGTCGAGGGCCACGCGGTGGCGGGCGGCCTGGAACTCGCGCTCTGGGCGGACCTGCGGGTTGCCGACCCCGGCGCCGTCTTCGGGGTCTTCTGCCGTCGGTGGGGCGTCCCCCTCATCGACGGCGGTACGGTCCGGCTGCCGCGCCTGATCGGCCAGTCGCACGCCCTGGACATGATCCTCACCGGGCGCCCGGTCGAGGCCGACGAGGCGCTGCGGATGGGCCTGGCCAACCGGATCAGCGCACCCGGCGCCGTACTCGACGAAGCGCTCGCCCTGGCACGGCAGTTGGCGGCCTTCCCGCAGACCTGTATGCGCCGCGACAGGCTCTCGGTCCACGAACAGGACGGCCTCGGACTCGACGAGGCGATCGCCAACGAGTGGCGTCACGGCCTGAGTTCACTGGCCGAGGACACCCTTCCCGGGGCGGCACGGTTCGCCGCCGGGGAGGGACGGCACGGGGCGTTCGCCGAGTCCGCGCCCGCCGCCTCGTCCGTACAGGCAGACTCTTCCGCCCCCGACAACCCGGGAGCAGACCGGTGA
- a CDS encoding GH116 family glycosyl-hydrolase, producing MSNEPIRTRQQGTGPELPSPSGRFEPKQAWRGTRARSLTTALVTVCALIGVGAATGAEPAGAADAAEPFTEGFEDGATLPDGWRIVDGAFGQLVTDRAEFHNQKRPYLKEGKRFLSTLETSEQKANDGYTGTVVSPKFRLERPSLSMLVGGGAGKDTYVALCAYDAAAPGGCGSEIATARGTNSEVMAYRTLDGSAAVGKDVVLKVVDRATGSWGHLTLDALRANVPAAPTSPRVTRTADAVSLSWKAAPDPAVTRYAVARSETLDGTYTPLATVNSPSLKDTSAAADRTYFYRITALDAGGAESESVRTLARPYTDLTAKGKPATYQGETLGDTRFPVGPLGSAGIVHDGTAARPTWWIFNNLGELQGNKWHNTPDTFAKGRVPNSFFGIRAQQEGRAPVVRSLQTKAAGEGFPAMKSLTQRGEYPLVGYDFTDQELPVKVSEDVVNPMIPGNTKDSAIPTAIYRFKLTNPTDKPVKVSLLASQQNAVGFNGYDTIGGENNRVVDGYGENRSHVTRGTGATGPWTSLHMRGKGGGTMNLTAYAPKVSSTASWDSMGSLSEDLADDGSLKGPGEASSPADRTTVDGALSTELTLGPGRTTTIPVTLNWHFPGAKNYNGGDGRQYENWWSDADQVANYLTNNWDRLLGETQAYHDALYDSNLPRYVLDRVSASTAVLRSPSVWWAKNGFFGAREGWGCCPGMPTHVFHYAQAQAWLWPEVGRRWTEQWLDNANDQGLIPMRFNGDPTFTMDGQTGVILSAYRTYQTTDAKWLAANWPKVKKAMDYVVGLGDKDHDGILTGTFNTTLDGGETGDGSWLGSMYLASVNAAAKMAEATGDDATARTYAAIYEKGRATGEKRYFNGDYYTEINNGQGASYGNGSAIDMLLGQWWSTQLGLGDIYDKAHTDKAAQSLFESNYRDNFLGDTPYSGYNYAHKFRQYALETDAGLQMIAWPKNDRPSNTPLYYDEVMSGFEYSAAALMLQRGRTEEGLKVVKAVSDRYDGRARKGPFIEMSPCTTGDGTGSPYGDDECGKWYGRTLSAWSLLTGMQGFAYNGPRQSVSLAPTFKPEGHRSFFATGNAWGTFTQDRTTGANPVQTDGLRVRYGSLTLRKVTLAVPSGTRGAGLAATVSGGAVKGARVTVSGTTATVEFTEPVTVRKGQQLALRLELRK from the coding sequence GTGAGCAACGAGCCGATACGTACGAGACAGCAGGGGACGGGACCCGAACTCCCTTCACCCAGCGGCAGGTTCGAGCCGAAGCAGGCCTGGCGCGGCACCCGTGCCCGCTCCCTGACGACCGCTCTGGTCACGGTCTGCGCCCTGATCGGCGTCGGCGCGGCCACCGGCGCCGAACCGGCCGGGGCCGCCGACGCGGCAGAGCCCTTCACCGAGGGCTTCGAGGACGGCGCGACACTGCCCGACGGCTGGCGGATCGTCGACGGGGCCTTCGGCCAACTGGTCACCGACCGGGCGGAGTTCCACAACCAGAAGCGCCCGTACCTGAAGGAGGGGAAGCGGTTCCTGTCCACGCTGGAGACCTCCGAGCAGAAGGCGAACGACGGCTACACCGGCACCGTCGTCTCGCCGAAGTTCCGCCTGGAACGCCCCAGCCTCTCGATGCTCGTCGGCGGCGGCGCGGGCAAGGACACCTATGTCGCCCTGTGCGCCTACGACGCGGCGGCGCCCGGCGGCTGCGGCAGTGAAATCGCCACCGCGCGCGGCACGAACAGCGAGGTGATGGCCTACCGCACGCTTGACGGCTCGGCCGCGGTCGGCAAGGACGTCGTGCTCAAGGTGGTCGACCGGGCCACGGGCAGTTGGGGGCACCTCACCCTCGACGCCCTCCGCGCCAACGTCCCGGCGGCGCCGACCAGCCCCCGGGTCACCCGCACCGCCGACGCCGTCTCGCTGAGCTGGAAGGCCGCGCCCGACCCGGCGGTCACCCGCTACGCCGTCGCCAGGTCCGAGACCCTCGACGGCACCTACACCCCGCTCGCCACCGTCAACTCGCCTTCTTTGAAGGACACTTCGGCGGCAGCGGACCGGACGTACTTCTACCGGATCACCGCTCTGGACGCCGGTGGCGCCGAGTCCGAGTCGGTACGTACCCTGGCCCGCCCGTACACGGACCTCACCGCCAAGGGGAAGCCCGCGACCTACCAGGGCGAGACGCTGGGCGACACCCGCTTCCCGGTCGGCCCGCTCGGCTCGGCCGGAATCGTGCACGACGGCACCGCCGCCCGGCCCACCTGGTGGATCTTCAACAACCTGGGCGAGCTCCAGGGCAACAAGTGGCACAACACCCCGGACACCTTCGCCAAGGGCAGGGTGCCGAACAGCTTCTTCGGCATCCGCGCGCAGCAGGAGGGCCGCGCCCCGGTGGTCCGCTCGCTGCAGACCAAGGCGGCGGGCGAGGGCTTCCCGGCGATGAAGTCGCTGACCCAGCGCGGTGAATACCCGCTGGTGGGCTACGACTTCACGGACCAGGAACTGCCCGTGAAGGTCTCCGAGGACGTGGTGAACCCGATGATCCCGGGCAACACCAAGGACTCGGCGATCCCCACCGCGATCTACCGCTTCAAGCTCACCAATCCCACCGACAAGCCGGTGAAGGTCTCCCTGCTCGCCTCGCAGCAGAACGCCGTGGGCTTCAACGGCTACGACACGATCGGCGGCGAGAACAACCGGGTCGTCGACGGCTACGGCGAGAACAGGTCCCACGTCACCCGGGGCACCGGCGCGACGGGCCCGTGGACCTCGCTGCACATGCGGGGCAAGGGCGGCGGCACCATGAACCTCACGGCCTACGCCCCCAAGGTCAGTTCCACCGCCTCCTGGGACTCGATGGGCTCGCTGAGCGAGGACCTCGCCGACGACGGCAGCCTCAAGGGTCCCGGCGAGGCCTCCAGCCCGGCCGACCGCACCACGGTCGACGGCGCCCTGTCCACCGAACTGACCCTGGGGCCTGGCCGGACCACCACCATCCCGGTCACCCTCAACTGGCACTTCCCCGGCGCCAAGAACTACAACGGCGGCGACGGCAGACAGTACGAGAACTGGTGGTCCGACGCCGACCAGGTGGCCAACTACCTCACCAACAACTGGGACCGTCTGCTCGGCGAGACGCAGGCCTACCACGACGCGCTGTACGACTCGAACCTGCCGCGCTACGTCCTGGACCGCGTCTCCGCCTCCACCGCGGTGCTGCGCTCGCCCTCCGTCTGGTGGGCGAAGAACGGCTTCTTCGGCGCCCGCGAGGGCTGGGGCTGCTGCCCCGGCATGCCCACGCACGTCTTCCACTACGCCCAGGCGCAGGCCTGGCTGTGGCCGGAGGTCGGCCGTCGCTGGACCGAGCAGTGGCTCGACAACGCCAACGACCAGGGCCTGATCCCGATGCGGTTCAACGGCGACCCGACCTTCACCATGGACGGCCAGACCGGTGTGATCCTGTCCGCGTACCGCACCTACCAGACCACCGACGCGAAGTGGCTGGCCGCCAACTGGCCGAAGGTGAAGAAGGCCATGGACTACGTCGTCGGCCTCGGCGACAAGGACCACGACGGCATCCTGACCGGCACCTTCAACACCACCCTCGACGGCGGCGAGACCGGCGACGGCTCCTGGCTCGGCTCGATGTACCTGGCCTCCGTCAACGCCGCCGCGAAGATGGCCGAGGCCACCGGCGACGACGCCACGGCCAGGACGTACGCCGCCATCTACGAGAAGGGCCGGGCCACCGGCGAGAAGCGCTACTTCAACGGCGACTACTACACCGAGATCAACAACGGCCAGGGGGCCTCGTACGGCAACGGCTCCGCCATCGACATGCTGCTCGGCCAGTGGTGGTCCACCCAGCTCGGCCTCGGCGACATCTACGACAAGGCCCACACCGACAAGGCGGCACAGTCCCTCTTCGAGAGCAACTACCGGGACAACTTCCTCGGCGACACCCCGTACTCCGGCTACAACTACGCGCACAAGTTCCGGCAGTACGCGCTGGAGACCGACGCCGGACTCCAGATGATCGCCTGGCCGAAGAACGACCGCCCCTCCAACACCCCGCTCTACTACGACGAGGTCATGTCCGGCTTCGAGTACAGCGCCGCCGCCCTGATGCTCCAGCGCGGCCGGACCGAGGAGGGCCTGAAGGTCGTCAAGGCGGTGAGCGACCGCTACGACGGCCGTGCCCGCAAGGGCCCGTTCATCGAGATGAGCCCCTGCACCACGGGCGACGGTACGGGCAGTCCGTACGGTGACGACGAGTGCGGCAAGTGGTACGGGCGCACCCTGTCCGCCTGGTCCCTGCTCACCGGTATGCAGGGCTTTGCGTACAACGGGCCGCGGCAGTCGGTGTCCCTGGCGCCGACGTTCAAGCCGGAGGGCCACCGCTCCTTCTTCGCCACCGGCAACGCCTGGGGCACCTTCACGCAGGACCGCACCACGGGCGCCAACCCGGTGCAGACGGACGGCCTGCGGGTACGGTACGGCTCGCTCACCCTGCGCAAGGTCACTCTGGCGGTGCCCTCTGGTACGCGCGGGGCGGGCCTGGCCGCGACCGTGTCCGGGGGCGCGGTCAAGGGCGCCCGGGTGACGGTGTCCGGGACCACGGCGACGGTGGAGTTCACGGAGCCGGTGACCGTACGGAAGGGTCAACAGCTCGCTCTGCGCCTGGAGTTGCGGAAGTAG
- a CDS encoding crotonase/enoyl-CoA hydratase family protein, which translates to MRDSRDSGETPGTVRAERDAHPDKPDRPGDRPAAWREGWRDGADSLYTDRPRPAVRDTYRTLTYEVDGRIARITFNRPERGNAITPDTPLDLAAAVERADLDPAVHVIVVSGRGKGFCGGYDLDLFAEHADRPAGGPSPAGTVLDPVVQARNHDPARQWDPMADFAMMSRFNKGFAALLHADKPTVAKLHGFCVAGGTDIALYCDLIVAADDTKIGYPPTRVWGVPAAGMWAHRIGDQRAKRLLLTGDCISGAQAAEWGLAVESAPAEELDAVTERLLDKIAMMPVNQLMMVKLALNSALLAQGVQNSATISTVFDGISRHTREGYAFQERAMTAGFREAVRERDEAFRDHRRTQFESGGGTAEEAAP; encoded by the coding sequence TTGCGGGATTCACGGGACTCGGGGGAGACCCCCGGTACCGTACGCGCCGAACGCGACGCCCACCCCGACAAACCCGACCGCCCCGGTGACCGCCCGGCCGCCTGGCGCGAGGGCTGGCGGGACGGTGCCGACTCCCTCTATACGGACCGGCCCCGGCCCGCCGTACGGGACACGTACCGCACCCTCACCTACGAGGTGGACGGACGGATCGCCCGCATCACCTTCAACCGTCCCGAGCGCGGCAACGCCATCACGCCGGACACCCCGCTGGACCTGGCCGCGGCGGTCGAACGCGCCGACCTGGACCCGGCCGTGCACGTGATCGTGGTCTCCGGGCGCGGCAAGGGGTTCTGCGGCGGGTACGACCTGGACCTGTTCGCCGAGCACGCGGACCGGCCGGCGGGAGGGCCGTCCCCGGCCGGTACCGTCCTGGACCCGGTGGTCCAGGCACGCAACCACGACCCGGCGCGGCAGTGGGACCCGATGGCCGACTTCGCCATGATGAGCCGCTTCAACAAGGGCTTCGCGGCCCTGCTGCACGCCGACAAGCCGACCGTGGCCAAGCTGCACGGCTTCTGTGTGGCGGGCGGTACCGACATCGCGCTGTACTGCGATCTCATCGTGGCGGCCGACGACACCAAGATCGGCTACCCGCCGACCCGGGTCTGGGGCGTGCCCGCCGCGGGCATGTGGGCCCACAGGATCGGCGACCAGCGGGCCAAACGGCTGCTGCTGACCGGCGACTGCATCAGCGGGGCCCAGGCCGCCGAGTGGGGTCTCGCCGTGGAGTCCGCGCCCGCCGAGGAGCTGGACGCGGTCACCGAACGGCTCCTGGACAAGATCGCCATGATGCCGGTCAACCAGCTGATGATGGTCAAACTCGCCCTGAACAGTGCCCTGTTGGCCCAGGGAGTCCAGAACTCGGCCACCATCAGCACCGTCTTCGACGGCATCTCCCGGCACACCCGCGAGGGCTACGCCTTCCAGGAGCGCGCCATGACCGCGGGCTTCCGGGAGGCGGTACGCGAACGGGACGAGGCCTTCCGGGACCACCGGCGGACGCAGTTCGAGTCCGGGGGCGGTACCGCGGAGGAGGCGGCCCCGTGA
- a CDS encoding PaaX family transcriptional regulator C-terminal domain-containing protein, whose product MARAGGNEELGLRPLTARSVVLSVLLGAHPPELPARDLVRIGALFDISEPTLRVALTRMVAAGDLLRADATYRLSERLAGRQRRQDAALTPDTLDWQGSWEIAAVTATGRSPADRAELRTELTRLRLAELREGLWLRPANLRRTRPAERDGVLTWFHGEPDEDPVRLARTLWQLEAWATRATELHTHFAATRDQAERFTLAAALVRHLAADPILPEALLPDPWPAAELRAAYRGYQAELIELRERAGGA is encoded by the coding sequence GTGGCGAGAGCGGGCGGGAACGAGGAGCTGGGCCTGCGGCCGCTGACCGCGCGCTCGGTCGTCCTCAGCGTGCTGCTCGGCGCACACCCGCCCGAACTGCCCGCCCGCGACCTGGTCCGCATCGGCGCCCTGTTCGACATCAGCGAGCCCACCCTGCGCGTGGCGCTGACCCGGATGGTCGCGGCGGGGGACCTGCTGCGCGCGGATGCCACCTACCGGCTGAGCGAACGGCTCGCCGGACGCCAGCGCCGCCAGGACGCCGCGCTCACCCCCGACACCCTTGACTGGCAGGGGAGTTGGGAGATCGCCGCGGTGACGGCGACCGGCCGCAGCCCCGCCGACCGCGCCGAACTGCGCACCGAGCTCACCCGGCTGCGCCTTGCCGAACTGCGCGAGGGCCTGTGGCTGCGCCCCGCGAATCTGCGCCGGACGCGGCCCGCCGAACGGGACGGCGTACTGACCTGGTTCCACGGCGAGCCCGACGAGGACCCGGTGCGACTGGCCCGCACACTCTGGCAGTTGGAGGCATGGGCCACCCGCGCCACCGAACTGCACACACACTTCGCCGCCACCCGCGACCAAGCCGAGCGCTTCACCCTCGCCGCGGCCCTCGTCCGGCACCTGGCCGCGGACCCCATCCTCCCGGAAGCGCTGCTGCCCGACCCGTGGCCCGCCGCCGAACTGCGGGCCGCGTACCGCGGTTACCAGGCGGAACTGATCGAACTCAGAGAACGGGCAGGCGGGGCCTGA